A section of the Bacillus sp. HSf4 genome encodes:
- a CDS encoding TetR/AcrR family transcriptional regulator → MKQKRPKYMQIIDAAVIVIAENGYHQAQVSKIAKQAGVADGTIYLYFKNKEDILISLFKEKMGQFIEQMNEEMKAKNSATEKLSLFIKKHFQLLSSDRHLAIVTQLELRQSHRELRLKINEILKGYLMILEDIITEGKEAGEFKKSLDVRLAKQMIFGTVDETVTTWVMNDQKYDLPHLADSIHELLIHGFSETKKEGE, encoded by the coding sequence TTGAAACAGAAGAGACCAAAGTATATGCAGATTATTGATGCAGCTGTCATTGTGATTGCAGAAAACGGATACCATCAGGCTCAGGTTTCCAAGATTGCCAAGCAGGCAGGTGTGGCCGACGGCACCATCTATCTTTATTTCAAAAACAAAGAGGACATTCTCATCTCACTGTTTAAAGAGAAAATGGGCCAGTTTATCGAGCAAATGAACGAAGAAATGAAAGCGAAAAATTCGGCGACAGAGAAGCTGTCTTTGTTCATCAAAAAGCACTTTCAACTGCTGAGCAGCGACCGGCACCTGGCGATTGTCACCCAGCTTGAGCTGAGGCAGTCCCATCGCGAGCTGCGGCTGAAAATCAATGAAATTTTGAAAGGCTACTTAATGATTTTGGAAGACATCATCACAGAAGGAAAAGAAGCGGGCGAATTCAAAAAATCGCTCGATGTCCGCTTAGCGAAACAGATGATTTTCGGCACAGTGGATGAAACGGTGACAACCTGGGTGATGAATGACCAAAAATACGATCTGCCTCATTTGGCAGACAGCATTCATGAATTGCTGATACATGGCTTCAGCGAAACGAAGAAAGAGGGGGAATAA
- a CDS encoding AMP-binding protein, translated as MPTEKPWLLHYPEQIPHDLEFHDQTLQSILQQSAQQFSEKTAIHFLGKKRSYRQVYEEALKMADYLWSLGMKKGDRVSIMLPNCPQAVIAYYGVLFSGGIIVQTNPLYTERELEHLLQDSGAEIIITLDVLYPAAYKMKALTNLKHIIATSIKEYLPFPKNLLYPFVQKKQNQMTVEIFENDTTHLFRTIMKRPAPDDPPAIDIDPAHDIAVLQYTGGTTGTPKGVMLTHRNILANMEMCAAWFYKLKKGEEKVLGIIPFFHVYGMTAVLNFTIKQGYEMVLLPRFDARTALKTIDREKPTIFPGAPTIYIALLNHPEIHQYDLSSIKCCLSGSAALPVEVKQQFEKVTGGKLVEGYGLSETSPVTHANFIWDLNKAGSIGCPWPGTDAAIYSDDASGFLEPYEHGEIVVKGPQVMKGYWNNDEETAASLRDGWFFTGDIGYMDKDGFFYIVDRKKDVIIAGGFNIYPREIEEVLYEHEAIQEAVVCGIPDEYRGETVKAFVVLKDHATITEKELDEYARSRLAPYKVPKVYEFRDELPKTAVGKILRRALVHEEKANV; from the coding sequence ATGCCGACTGAAAAACCGTGGCTGCTTCATTATCCTGAACAAATTCCTCATGACCTGGAGTTTCATGATCAAACGCTCCAATCCATCCTGCAGCAATCCGCCCAACAGTTTTCTGAAAAAACAGCCATTCACTTTCTCGGAAAGAAGCGATCCTATCGGCAGGTATACGAGGAAGCTTTAAAAATGGCAGACTATTTATGGTCCCTCGGCATGAAAAAAGGAGACAGGGTATCGATCATGCTGCCGAACTGTCCACAGGCGGTTATCGCCTATTACGGGGTGCTTTTCTCAGGAGGCATCATCGTCCAGACAAATCCTCTTTATACAGAAAGGGAGCTTGAACATTTGCTTCAGGACAGCGGAGCGGAAATCATCATCACGCTCGATGTGCTGTATCCGGCGGCATATAAAATGAAAGCGTTAACAAATTTGAAGCATATCATTGCAACAAGCATTAAAGAATATCTGCCTTTTCCTAAAAACCTGCTGTATCCGTTTGTCCAAAAAAAGCAGAACCAGATGACGGTTGAAATCTTCGAAAATGACACGACCCACCTTTTTCGCACAATCATGAAGCGCCCGGCTCCCGACGATCCGCCAGCCATTGATATTGATCCCGCACACGACATTGCCGTCCTTCAGTATACCGGAGGCACCACAGGGACGCCAAAAGGCGTGATGCTCACCCACCGCAATATATTAGCCAATATGGAAATGTGTGCCGCCTGGTTTTACAAATTGAAAAAAGGCGAAGAAAAAGTGCTCGGGATCATTCCGTTTTTCCACGTATACGGAATGACGGCGGTCTTAAACTTCACGATCAAGCAAGGTTATGAAATGGTCCTTTTGCCAAGGTTTGACGCGCGTACGGCGCTGAAGACGATCGATAGAGAAAAGCCGACCATATTTCCGGGCGCACCCACGATTTATATTGCTCTCTTGAACCATCCCGAGATCCATCAATATGATCTTTCATCGATTAAATGCTGTTTAAGCGGATCAGCCGCGCTTCCAGTTGAAGTCAAGCAGCAATTTGAAAAAGTGACGGGAGGAAAGCTTGTTGAAGGATATGGATTATCTGAAACATCCCCGGTCACCCATGCCAATTTTATTTGGGATCTGAATAAAGCGGGAAGCATCGGCTGTCCATGGCCGGGCACGGATGCCGCCATCTATTCGGATGATGCGTCCGGTTTTCTCGAGCCTTATGAGCATGGAGAAATCGTCGTCAAAGGTCCTCAAGTGATGAAAGGCTATTGGAACAATGATGAAGAAACCGCTGCTTCCCTCAGGGATGGATGGTTTTTTACCGGGGACATCGGGTACATGGATAAAGACGGTTTCTTTTATATTGTCGACCGCAAGAAAGATGTGATCATTGCAGGAGGGTTTAACATCTACCCGCGCGAAATCGAAGAGGTGCTCTATGAGCATGAGGCCATTCAGGAAGCCGTTGTCTGCGGCATCCCTGACGAATACAGAGGAGAAACCGTTAAAGCCTTTGTTGTTTTAAAAGATCATGCTACAATAACGGAGAAGGAATTGGACGAATATGCCAGGTCCCGTCTGGCGCCCTATAAAGTTCCGAAAGTGTATGAGTTCAGGGACGAACTCCCGAAAACGGCGGTCGGGAAAATTTTAAGACGAGCGCTGGTCCATGAGGAAAAGGCAAACGTATGA
- a CDS encoding DUF350 domain-containing protein — translation MKQFWENDLVEIAAYYSVSVLCLVIFLSVFELVTAYKNWEQIQKGNLAVAMATGGKILGIANVLQKSISQHNSLLQMMGWGLFGFMLLLIGYFIFEFLTPRFKIDKEIENDNRAVGFISFVISVGLSFVVASGI, via the coding sequence ATGAAACAGTTTTGGGAAAACGACCTCGTCGAAATTGCCGCCTATTACAGTGTTTCCGTTCTTTGCCTGGTGATCTTTTTGTCTGTCTTTGAGCTTGTCACCGCATATAAAAATTGGGAACAAATTCAAAAAGGGAACTTGGCTGTGGCGATGGCCACGGGCGGAAAAATTTTAGGCATCGCCAATGTGCTGCAAAAATCGATCAGTCAGCACAATTCTCTGCTGCAAATGATGGGATGGGGATTATTTGGTTTTATGCTGCTGCTCATCGGCTATTTCATTTTTGAATTTTTGACGCCGCGTTTTAAAATCGACAAGGAGATTGAAAATGACAACCGCGCCGTCGGCTTCATCTCATTCGTCATCTCTGTCGGTCTGTCATTTGTCGTAGCCTCCGGAATCTAA
- a CDS encoding endonuclease MutS2 — protein sequence MQQKALSALEFHKVKEQLAEHAASSLGKEMLFELKPSVSLEEVRKLQEEVDEAGTVLRLKGSAPFGGLTDIRKALRRAEIGSLLSPGEFTEISGLLYAAKQMKHFLEGLFEDGVEIPFLHQYAEQLIPLSELEKDINSCIDDHGEVLDHASETLRGIRTQLRTLESRIRDRLEAMLRSSSAQKMLSDTIITIRNDRFVIPVKQEYRSSYGGIVHDQSSSGATLFIEPQVIVDMNNSLRQAKVKEKQEIERILRMLTEKTAEHTDELFHDVNILQTLDFIFAKAKYAKATKAVKPAVNADGYVRLIQARHPLLPQGEVVPNDIELGGEYTAIVITGPNTGGKTVTLKTLGLLTIMAQSGLHVPAGEGSETAVFDQVFADIGDEQSIEQSLSTFSSHMVNIVDILQDMTENSLVLFDELGAGTDPQEGAALAISILDEVCQTGARVIATTHYPELKAYGYNRGDVINASVEFDIETLSPTYKLLLGVPGRSNAFEISKRLGLPDHLIGRAKSEMTDEHNEVDTMIASLEDSKKRAEAELAETEAIRTEAAALHRDLQKQLSEWQEQKDRLYEEAEKKAAEKVKEAMREADEIIQSLRMIKEDHKAFKDHELIEAKKRLEEAVPSFEKTKKPAKKTTDKRTLKPGDEVKVLTFGQKGTLLEKTGADEWNVQIGILKMKVKEKDLEFVKSAPEPEKQKSIAAVKGKDYHVSLELDLRGERYENALHRVEKYLDDAVLAGYPRVSIIHGKGTGALRKGVQDLLKSHRNVKNSRFGEAGEGGSGVTIVELK from the coding sequence TTGCAGCAAAAAGCGCTATCAGCACTTGAATTTCATAAAGTAAAAGAACAGCTAGCAGAGCATGCGGCCTCTTCTTTAGGGAAGGAGATGCTTTTTGAGCTCAAGCCCTCGGTTTCACTGGAAGAAGTCCGTAAGCTGCAGGAAGAAGTCGATGAGGCGGGGACCGTGCTGCGATTAAAAGGCAGCGCCCCGTTCGGCGGCCTGACAGACATTAGAAAAGCGTTGCGGAGAGCTGAAATCGGCAGTCTGTTAAGCCCTGGGGAGTTTACGGAGATTTCGGGGCTTTTATATGCCGCCAAACAGATGAAGCATTTTCTTGAAGGTTTGTTTGAGGACGGCGTGGAGATCCCTTTTCTGCATCAGTATGCGGAACAGCTGATTCCGCTTTCTGAGTTGGAAAAAGACATCAATTCTTGCATCGACGACCACGGAGAAGTGCTTGACCATGCGTCAGAAACACTGCGGGGAATCAGGACGCAGCTGAGGACCCTTGAGTCAAGAATCAGGGACCGGCTGGAAGCGATGCTGCGGTCTTCTTCCGCACAAAAAATGCTCTCGGACACGATTATCACGATTCGAAACGACCGCTTCGTCATTCCCGTGAAACAGGAGTACAGATCAAGCTACGGGGGAATTGTGCATGATCAGTCATCCTCCGGGGCGACCCTGTTTATCGAACCACAGGTGATCGTGGATATGAACAACTCGCTTCGCCAGGCAAAGGTCAAAGAAAAACAGGAGATCGAACGGATTCTGCGGATGCTGACAGAAAAAACGGCAGAGCATACGGACGAGCTTTTTCACGATGTGAACATCCTGCAAACCCTTGACTTTATTTTCGCCAAAGCGAAATACGCAAAAGCGACAAAAGCGGTTAAACCGGCTGTCAATGCCGACGGCTATGTGCGCCTTATCCAAGCCCGCCATCCGCTTTTGCCCCAAGGTGAGGTCGTTCCCAACGATATCGAGCTCGGCGGAGAATACACAGCCATCGTGATCACCGGACCTAACACAGGGGGGAAAACGGTGACGTTGAAAACGCTCGGGCTCTTGACGATTATGGCGCAGTCCGGACTGCATGTGCCGGCCGGGGAAGGCTCGGAAACCGCTGTGTTTGACCAGGTGTTTGCCGATATCGGCGATGAACAGTCGATCGAACAGAGTTTAAGTACATTTTCTTCACATATGGTGAACATTGTCGATATATTGCAGGACATGACGGAAAACAGCCTTGTGCTCTTTGATGAACTCGGGGCCGGAACAGATCCGCAGGAGGGGGCGGCCCTTGCGATCAGCATCCTTGACGAGGTCTGTCAGACGGGCGCCCGCGTGATTGCCACGACTCACTATCCCGAGCTGAAAGCATACGGCTATAACCGCGGCGATGTCATCAATGCGAGCGTTGAGTTTGATATTGAAACATTGTCCCCGACCTATAAACTGCTGCTCGGTGTGCCGGGCCGAAGCAATGCCTTTGAAATTTCGAAGCGCCTCGGTCTGCCTGATCATTTGATCGGCCGTGCCAAATCCGAGATGACGGATGAGCACAATGAAGTCGATACGATGATCGCCTCCCTTGAAGACAGCAAAAAACGCGCCGAAGCAGAGCTTGCCGAAACCGAAGCGATCCGAACGGAGGCCGCGGCCCTGCACCGCGACCTGCAGAAGCAGCTCAGCGAATGGCAGGAGCAAAAAGACAGGCTCTATGAAGAAGCTGAGAAAAAAGCGGCCGAGAAAGTCAAGGAAGCCATGCGGGAAGCAGACGAGATCATCCAGTCGCTGCGCATGATCAAAGAAGACCATAAAGCGTTTAAAGACCATGAATTAATCGAGGCGAAAAAGCGTCTTGAAGAAGCCGTGCCTTCGTTTGAAAAGACGAAAAAGCCGGCGAAGAAAACAACGGATAAGCGCACCTTGAAGCCGGGGGATGAAGTCAAGGTTTTGACCTTTGGCCAAAAAGGGACACTGCTTGAAAAAACGGGTGCAGATGAATGGAATGTGCAAATCGGCATCCTGAAGATGAAAGTGAAGGAAAAGGATCTGGAGTTTGTGAAATCGGCGCCGGAGCCCGAAAAACAAAAATCGATTGCCGCTGTCAAAGGCAAGGATTATCATGTCTCACTTGAGCTCGACCTCAGGGGAGAACGGTATGAAAACGCGCTTCACAGGGTTGAAAAATATTTGGATGATGCGGTGCTGGCCGGATATCCAAGGGTGTCGATCATCCATGGAAAAGGAACAGGCGCTCTGAGAAAAGGCGTTCAGGACCTGTTGAAATCCCACCGCAATGTGAAAAACTCCCGGTTCGGCGAAGCGGGAGAGGGAGGATCAGGAGTCACCATTGTCGAATTAAAATAA
- the polX gene encoding DNA polymerase/3'-5' exonuclease PolX produces the protein MNKKDVIRLLETIAIYMELKGDNPFKTSAFRKAAAALEQDDRSLSEIDDMMSLSGIGKGTYAVIKEYMDHGVSGTLERLQEEVPEGLVPLLKLPGLGGKKIAKLYQELGVCDAASLKEACEQQKVQGLAGFGKKTEEKILQALGEAGKRPERYPIAVALAVADVIEEQLKGLPGLVKFSRAGSLRRAKETVKDLDYIMAVTDPALVRDGLLKLSNIKEVIASGDTKVSLTFSFENEISADFRLVTEEQFSTTLHHFTGSKDHNIKMRQLAKERGERISEYGVENVETGDIRTFSSEKEFFAHFGLPFIPPELRETGKEVEEYSDDLGLICAEDIKGDLHMHSAWSDGAFSIREMAEACMVKGYRYMAITDHSQYLKVAGGLTPERLRMQAKEIDELNKEFSDFHIFKGVEMDILPDGTLDYDDELLSEMDLVIASIHSSFSQPQHVIMKRLETALKNQHVDIIAHLTGRLIGKRAGYEVDIDQLIELAKKTNTALELNANPARLDLRMEHLIKANAAGVTLVINTDAHNTAMLDDMTTGVTAARKGWTGKANVLNARSFEEVQAFLSRHRT, from the coding sequence GTGAACAAAAAAGATGTTATCAGATTGCTTGAAACGATTGCGATATATATGGAACTGAAAGGGGACAACCCGTTTAAAACATCAGCGTTCAGAAAGGCCGCGGCGGCGCTTGAACAGGATGACCGCAGCCTCTCGGAAATTGATGATATGATGTCTCTTTCCGGCATCGGCAAAGGGACATACGCCGTTATCAAAGAATATATGGACCACGGTGTGTCCGGCACGCTTGAACGGCTGCAAGAAGAGGTTCCGGAAGGGCTTGTGCCGCTGTTGAAGCTTCCCGGCCTTGGCGGTAAAAAGATCGCCAAGCTGTATCAGGAGCTGGGCGTCTGTGATGCGGCTTCCTTAAAAGAAGCCTGCGAACAGCAGAAGGTTCAGGGGCTTGCCGGATTCGGGAAAAAAACGGAAGAAAAAATCCTCCAAGCTTTGGGAGAAGCCGGAAAACGCCCTGAACGGTACCCGATCGCGGTCGCTTTGGCCGTCGCCGATGTGATCGAAGAGCAGCTTAAAGGGCTGCCGGGCCTCGTGAAATTCTCGCGGGCAGGGAGTTTAAGACGGGCTAAGGAAACCGTGAAAGACCTTGACTATATTATGGCTGTCACTGATCCGGCCCTTGTTCGCGACGGGCTTTTGAAGCTTTCCAACATCAAGGAGGTCATTGCCAGCGGAGATACAAAGGTGTCATTGACTTTTTCCTTCGAAAACGAAATCAGCGCCGATTTCCGGCTTGTAACCGAAGAACAGTTTTCAACGACACTCCATCATTTTACAGGATCAAAAGATCATAATATCAAAATGCGCCAGCTCGCCAAAGAAAGAGGCGAAAGGATCAGTGAATACGGCGTCGAAAACGTCGAAACGGGTGATATCCGGACATTTTCAAGCGAAAAAGAGTTTTTCGCCCATTTCGGACTTCCGTTTATTCCGCCGGAGCTGAGGGAGACGGGAAAAGAAGTCGAGGAATACAGCGATGATCTCGGGCTGATTTGTGCGGAAGATATTAAAGGAGACCTCCATATGCACTCGGCGTGGAGCGACGGCGCGTTTTCGATCAGGGAAATGGCTGAAGCTTGCATGGTAAAAGGGTACCGTTATATGGCGATCACCGACCACTCGCAATATTTAAAAGTGGCAGGCGGCTTGACCCCGGAAAGGCTGCGCATGCAGGCGAAAGAAATTGACGAACTGAACAAGGAATTTAGCGATTTTCACATTTTTAAAGGCGTTGAGATGGACATCCTGCCTGACGGGACGCTTGACTATGATGATGAACTGCTGAGCGAGATGGATCTTGTCATCGCATCAATCCATTCGAGCTTTTCACAGCCGCAGCATGTCATCATGAAGCGGCTCGAAACCGCGCTGAAGAATCAGCACGTTGACATTATCGCCCATCTGACGGGCCGGCTGATTGGAAAAAGAGCCGGCTATGAAGTGGATATTGACCAGCTGATCGAGCTGGCGAAAAAAACGAATACAGCGTTGGAGCTGAACGCCAACCCGGCGCGGCTTGATCTGAGAATGGAACATTTGATCAAAGCGAATGCCGCAGGGGTGACACTGGTCATTAATACGGATGCCCACAATACGGCGATGCTTGATGATATGACAACAGGCGTTACGGCAGCGAGAAAAGGATGGACAGGGAAAGCGAACGTCTTGAATGCCCGTTCCTTTGAAGAAGTCCAAGCCTTTTTGTCGCGCCATCGAACTTAA
- a CDS encoding CvpA family protein has product MLDIIIIILLLSGLFIGLKRGFIRQFIRLITFIAAIAVAGTYYGDLAPKLGWIPSPDFSGGQAALAFVSGSIEGAYYNMIAFLILFFLTIILLRIAASFLDAVASIPIIKQINQILGAVLGFAEIYLFVFVVLFIGALLPIDALQSMMSNSVLADLIIHKTPYLSNMLNNLMNEYGSL; this is encoded by the coding sequence ATGTTAGATATCATCATTATCATTTTGCTTTTGTCCGGTCTGTTTATCGGATTGAAAAGAGGGTTTATCAGACAGTTTATCCGTCTGATCACGTTTATCGCCGCGATCGCTGTAGCCGGAACCTATTACGGCGATCTTGCGCCGAAGCTCGGCTGGATTCCGTCTCCGGATTTTTCAGGCGGCCAGGCGGCGCTCGCATTTGTGAGCGGGAGTATTGAAGGCGCCTATTACAACATGATCGCGTTTCTGATTCTCTTTTTCCTGACGATCATCCTGCTTAGAATTGCCGCATCATTTCTGGACGCAGTGGCAAGCATTCCGATCATTAAGCAAATCAACCAGATTCTCGGGGCTGTGCTCGGTTTCGCCGAGATTTATTTATTTGTGTTTGTCGTCTTGTTCATCGGTGCGCTGCTGCCGATTGATGCGCTGCAAAGCATGATGTCGAACTCGGTATTGGCCGATTTGATTATTCATAAAACGCCGTATCTGTCAAACATGCTCAACAATCTGATGAATGAGTACGGGTCTTTGTAA
- the zapA gene encoding cell division protein ZapA — protein MSDGRKTKTTVDIYGQHFTIVGEETKSHMRHVASIVDDKMREINEKNPYLDINKLAVLTAVNVVHDYLKLKEELERLKGQIKEKD, from the coding sequence TTGTCTGATGGTCGTAAAACAAAAACAACAGTTGACATCTACGGTCAGCACTTCACAATTGTCGGCGAAGAAACGAAGAGCCATATGAGGCACGTTGCTTCAATTGTGGATGATAAAATGAGAGAAATCAATGAAAAAAATCCGTATCTTGATATAAATAAGCTTGCCGTTCTGACCGCTGTGAACGTGGTTCACGATTACTTGAAGCTGAAAGAAGAGCTTGAAAGATTAAAAGGACAAATTAAAGAAAAGGATTGA